A region from the Beduinella massiliensis genome encodes:
- a CDS encoding TIGR02206 family membrane protein, whose translation MQAVSLGIWGYIGACALGALRRDGRRERAVARFLFALLALSMATTYLCVAQSGESIVQTLLPLHLCSLCAFLSLAFYLRPAEGLYHFLWYLGMPCASLALLFPSILRVPWQGPLDAAFFATHALIVLSPLTRIAQGFLPRRRGALRTLLWGNAFAACVYAANRLLGTNYLFLMAAPYGTPLQFFESLGRIPYLLAIEAVGAGAVGAMYAVTLGLERRGRAWYNQFRRDSDPSGNAVR comes from the coding sequence GTGCAGGCGGTCAGTCTTGGCATTTGGGGATATATCGGGGCTTGCGCGCTGGGAGCGCTCAGGCGGGATGGGCGAAGGGAACGCGCCGTCGCGCGCTTTCTGTTCGCGCTGCTGGCGCTGTCGATGGCGACGACTTATCTCTGCGTGGCGCAGAGCGGCGAATCGATCGTCCAAACGCTGCTTCCGCTGCACCTGTGTTCGCTGTGTGCGTTTTTGAGCCTCGCGTTTTACCTGCGCCCGGCGGAGGGGCTTTATCACTTCCTGTGGTATCTGGGCATGCCCTGTGCCTCCCTGGCGCTGCTGTTTCCCTCCATCCTCCGGGTGCCTTGGCAGGGGCCGCTGGACGCGGCCTTTTTTGCGACGCACGCGCTGATCGTGCTGTCGCCGCTGACGCGCATCGCGCAGGGGTTCCTGCCCCGGCGCCGCGGCGCGCTGCGCACGCTGCTCTGGGGCAATGCCTTTGCCGCCTGCGTGTACGCGGCGAACCGGCTGCTCGGCACCAACTACCTGTTTTTGATGGCGGCCCCTTACGGCACGCCGCTGCAGTTCTTTGAATCCCTGGGGCGCATCCCGTATCTGCTCGCGATCGAGGCCGTCGGCGCGGGCGCCGTAGGCGCCATGTACGCCGTGACCCTCGGACTTGAAAGGCGGGGGCGCGCGTGGTATAATCAGTTCAGGCGCGATTCCGATCCAAGCGGCAACGCCGTGAGGTAA
- a CDS encoding PQQ-binding-like beta-propeller repeat protein, with protein MGGRLIASDSGAGALYSLSALGIRRAPLSGAAALCAGGESVFCASRREDVIWRLDARTLCPQQLFAGGPNVTRLLLSPDGGTLYALCQDADSVLMLESRTGAPLMLARAGQQPRGMALDPSGRCLAVAGGGRCEVQLLNAATLRTTGRAVLPGPVTDVAFSAGMLYALCLAGENASRVYALRARNGAASWNVALSGLPGGLCPVRGGVLAGTDGVSRVSRGEPVWRAPMEGLCERVLLAGERVVCADALQGGVYAVSPRTGESRRILDASADDLLWYTDAPSGQG; from the coding sequence ATGGGAGGACGGCTGATCGCGTCCGACAGCGGGGCGGGGGCGCTGTATAGCCTGAGCGCTTTAGGGATCCGTCGCGCGCCGCTGTCGGGCGCGGCGGCGCTTTGCGCCGGAGGCGAGTCGGTTTTCTGCGCCTCGCGGCGCGAGGATGTGATCTGGCGGCTTGACGCGCGCACGCTTTGTCCGCAGCAGCTCTTCGCGGGCGGGCCAAACGTGACCCGCCTGCTGCTTTCTCCGGACGGCGGGACGCTCTACGCGCTCTGCCAGGACGCGGACAGCGTGCTGATGCTGGAAAGCCGTACGGGCGCGCCGCTCATGCTCGCGCGGGCGGGGCAGCAGCCGCGCGGCATGGCGCTCGACCCTTCGGGACGCTGCCTCGCGGTGGCGGGAGGCGGGCGCTGCGAGGTGCAGCTGCTGAACGCGGCGACGCTGCGCACGACCGGACGCGCCGTCCTGCCGGGGCCGGTGACGGACGTCGCCTTCAGCGCGGGCATGCTGTACGCGCTGTGCCTCGCGGGGGAGAACGCGAGCCGCGTGTACGCCCTGCGAGCGCGAAACGGCGCGGCCTCCTGGAACGTGGCGCTTTCCGGGCTGCCGGGCGGGCTCTGCCCGGTGCGCGGCGGCGTGCTTGCGGGCACGGACGGCGTCAGCCGGGTGTCGCGGGGGGAGCCGGTCTGGCGCGCTCCGATGGAAGGACTCTGCGAGCGGGTGCTGCTGGCGGGCGAGCGGGTCGTCTGCGCGGACGCGCTGCAGGGCGGCGTGTATGCCGTCAGCCCGCGAACGGGCGAAAGCCGGCGCATCCTGGACGCCTCGGCGGACGACCTGCTGTGGTATACGGACGCGCCCTCGGGGCAAGGCTAA
- a CDS encoding TIGR03905 family TSCPD domain-containing protein: MYTYKTHGTCSRSIDFDVHDGVVTACRFEGGCTGNTQGVARLVVGKKVDDVIAMLKGIECRGNTSCPDQLARALEQYQQQRA; the protein is encoded by the coding sequence ATGTACACGTACAAAACCCACGGCACCTGTTCCCGAAGCATCGATTTCGACGTGCACGACGGCGTCGTTACCGCCTGCCGCTTTGAGGGCGGCTGCACGGGCAATACGCAGGGCGTCGCCCGCCTCGTCGTCGGCAAAAAGGTGGACGACGTGATCGCGATGCTGAAGGGAATCGAATGCCGCGGCAACACGTCCTGCCCCGATCAGCTCGCGCGGGCGCTGGAACAATATCAGCAGCAGCGCGCCTGA
- a CDS encoding TM1266 family iron-only hydrogenase system putative regulator encodes MERIGFVGIVLDDNSVAPRVNEIIGQYADMVTGRIGVPDHETRRAVIGLIVRGTNERVGALTGRLGNLPGVTVKSALTSKE; translated from the coding sequence ATGGAGCGGATCGGTTTTGTGGGCATCGTGCTGGACGACAACAGCGTCGCCCCGCGCGTCAACGAGATCATCGGGCAGTACGCGGATATGGTGACCGGGCGCATCGGCGTGCCGGATCACGAAACGCGCCGCGCGGTGATCGGGCTGATCGTCAGAGGGACGAACGAGCGGGTCGGCGCGCTGACCGGACGGTTGGGGAACCTGCCGGGGGTTACGGTGAAGAGCGCGCTGACGAGCAAGGAATAA
- a CDS encoding ABC transporter permease subunit: MRAEKRRWAGKCFSALFWLCLWALCYRAVGQDLLLASPAQVAARLASLAGEAAFWQTVAASLLRTVLAYALGVGAAVVFAGACSALPLLHDVFGPALAVVRATPVTSFIILALVWLRSDKVPVLTGFLMVLPIVYANLMEGIASTDPQLLEMARLYRFGALRTLLHVYVPSALPTFAAACEASIGLCFKATVAAEVLGVPRSAIGTRLYNAKIYLETDALLAWTVVVICVSMALERLFVLALHALSRRGAAKGEAEHARSC; encoded by the coding sequence ATGCGCGCTGAGAAAAGACGCTGGGCGGGGAAGTGCTTCTCCGCCCTTTTTTGGCTGTGCCTTTGGGCGCTGTGCTACCGCGCCGTGGGGCAGGATCTGCTGCTCGCCTCGCCCGCGCAGGTGGCGGCAAGGCTCGCCTCGCTCGCGGGCGAGGCGGCCTTTTGGCAGACGGTCGCCGCCTCGCTTCTGCGCACGGTGCTGGCCTACGCCCTGGGCGTGGGCGCGGCCGTGGTTTTCGCGGGCGCTTGTAGCGCCCTTCCCCTGCTGCACGACGTGTTTGGGCCCGCGCTTGCGGTCGTGCGCGCGACGCCGGTGACCTCGTTCATCATCCTGGCGCTCGTCTGGCTGCGCTCGGACAAGGTGCCGGTGCTCACGGGCTTTCTGATGGTGCTGCCCATCGTCTACGCCAACCTCATGGAGGGCATCGCCTCCACGGATCCGCAGCTCCTGGAAATGGCCCGCCTGTACCGCTTTGGCGCGCTGCGCACGCTGCTGCACGTGTACGTGCCCTCGGCGCTGCCCACGTTTGCGGCGGCGTGCGAGGCGTCGATCGGCCTTTGCTTCAAGGCGACGGTCGCGGCGGAGGTGCTGGGCGTGCCGCGCAGCGCTATCGGCACGCGGCTGTACAACGCGAAGATTTATCTGGAGACGGACGCGCTGCTCGCGTGGACGGTGGTGGTCATCTGCGTCAGCATGGCGCTGGAGCGGCTGTTCGTCCTCGCGCTGCACGCGCTTTCGCGCCGCGGCGCGGCGAAGGGGGAGGCGGAGCATGCGCGGTCTTGTTGA
- a CDS encoding ABC transporter substrate-binding protein: MIKKMMGLLLSLLLVLALALSAQAQDAVNVVALKGPTGIGMVKMMDENDGTYAFTLAGAPDEVVAAIASGSADIAAAPTNLAASLFSKTNGNVQLLALNTLGVLHILEKGDSVRSVGDLSGRTLYATGQGAVPEYVLNYILAQNGLEGKVNVEYKAEHSELATLAAAGEVDLVMLPEPNVTSVLMNNADFREALDVTELFSEAAEKDGKAGTALSMGCVIVRRDFAEKNPEKVAAFLEAYGASVAFVNGDVDAASALVEAQGILPKAAVAKRAIPNCHIVFVEGEEMKTQIEPFFEMLFEANPASVGGKLPADDFYYAR, encoded by the coding sequence ATGATTAAGAAGATGATGGGCCTGCTGCTCTCCCTGCTGCTGGTTTTGGCGCTCGCGCTGAGCGCGCAGGCGCAGGACGCGGTGAACGTCGTCGCCCTCAAGGGCCCGACGGGCATCGGCATGGTGAAGATGATGGACGAAAACGACGGCACGTACGCCTTTACGCTCGCCGGCGCGCCGGACGAGGTGGTGGCCGCGATCGCCAGCGGCTCCGCGGACATCGCCGCCGCCCCGACCAACCTGGCCGCCTCGCTGTTCAGCAAGACGAACGGCAACGTGCAGCTGCTGGCGCTCAATACCCTGGGCGTGCTGCACATTCTGGAAAAGGGCGACAGCGTCAGGAGCGTCGGCGACCTTTCGGGCAGAACCCTCTACGCGACCGGGCAGGGCGCGGTGCCGGAGTACGTGCTCAACTACATCCTCGCGCAAAACGGCCTGGAGGGAAAGGTGAACGTCGAGTACAAGGCGGAGCACAGCGAGCTTGCGACGCTGGCCGCAGCGGGCGAGGTCGATCTCGTGATGCTGCCCGAGCCGAACGTGACGAGCGTTCTGATGAACAACGCGGACTTCCGCGAGGCGCTGGACGTGACGGAGCTCTTCAGCGAGGCGGCCGAAAAGGACGGAAAGGCGGGCACCGCGCTCTCCATGGGCTGCGTGATCGTGCGGCGGGACTTCGCGGAGAAGAACCCGGAGAAGGTCGCCGCGTTCCTCGAAGCCTACGGAGCGTCGGTGGCGTTCGTAAACGGCGACGTGGATGCGGCCTCCGCGCTCGTCGAGGCGCAGGGCATCCTGCCCAAGGCGGCGGTGGCCAAGCGGGCGATTCCGAACTGCCACATCGTCTTCGTGGAGGGGGAAGAGATGAAGACGCAGATCGAGCCCTTCTTTGAAATGCTCTTTGAAGCGAACCCCGCCTCGGTCGGCGGGAAGCTCCCGGCGGACGACTTTTACTATGCGCGCTGA
- a CDS encoding AarF/UbiB family protein, whose protein sequence is MASREGDGSYRERLKEITEVLMRSEIVRGITPEKLRRILEDLGPTYIKLGQIMSMRSDMLPKAYCDELVRLRSDVPPMPFEEVKRIVEREYAAPLRDVFSAFDERALGSASIAQVHRATLKTGERVVVKVQREGIYETMSRDIALLHRAVGVLRYTPVAGLVDFNKVLDEMWSVAQQEMNFLTEAANLEEFARLNADVAFVCCPALYKTYTTTHVLVMEYIDGLGVDARESLTGAGYDPAEIGAKLADNYVKQVVDDGFFHADPHPGNLRVREGKIVFIDMGMMGRLTPRDQALIGSIVEGVAVNDVGRIKDAVMSIGDIHGRVDQGRLYADIDELLAKYGSADLGGIDLAQMFEDLMEVMKVHHISMPHGLSMLARGMATLEGVISALSPEINIVSVASGRIAGRMLRNFDFKKELQRASRAIYASARKALDIPALAADVLRQTQRGQTRLNFDMHASDDLRALLLSLADKLVTGLVIAALLLGSSILCTTDMQPRLLGVPLLGVIGYAAALALIVYLGIKEKRHK, encoded by the coding sequence ATGGCGAGCCGGGAAGGTGACGGCTCCTACAGGGAGCGCCTTAAGGAGATCACCGAGGTGCTGATGCGCAGCGAAATCGTGCGTGGCATCACGCCCGAAAAGCTGCGCCGCATCCTGGAAGACCTCGGCCCCACGTACATCAAGCTCGGCCAGATCATGTCCATGCGTTCAGACATGCTGCCCAAGGCCTACTGCGACGAGCTGGTACGCCTGCGCTCCGACGTGCCGCCCATGCCCTTTGAAGAGGTAAAGCGCATCGTCGAGCGGGAATACGCCGCGCCGCTTCGCGACGTGTTTTCCGCGTTCGACGAGCGCGCGCTCGGCTCTGCCTCCATCGCGCAGGTGCATCGGGCCACCCTGAAAACCGGCGAGCGCGTCGTCGTGAAGGTGCAGCGCGAGGGGATTTACGAGACGATGTCCCGCGATATCGCGCTCCTGCATCGCGCGGTGGGCGTGCTCAGGTATACGCCCGTCGCAGGGCTTGTGGATTTTAACAAGGTGCTGGACGAGATGTGGTCTGTGGCGCAGCAGGAGATGAACTTCCTGACCGAAGCCGCGAACCTGGAGGAATTTGCCCGCCTGAATGCGGACGTGGCGTTCGTCTGCTGTCCCGCGCTCTACAAGACCTACACGACCACGCACGTGCTGGTGATGGAGTACATCGATGGCCTGGGCGTAGACGCGCGGGAAAGCCTGACCGGGGCGGGCTACGACCCGGCGGAGATCGGCGCGAAGCTCGCGGACAACTACGTAAAGCAGGTGGTGGACGACGGCTTCTTTCACGCGGACCCGCACCCGGGCAATCTGCGCGTCCGCGAGGGCAAGATCGTCTTTATCGACATGGGCATGATGGGCCGCCTGACCCCGCGCGATCAGGCGCTCATCGGCAGCATCGTGGAGGGCGTGGCCGTAAACGACGTGGGCAGGATCAAGGACGCGGTCATGTCCATCGGCGACATCCACGGGCGGGTCGACCAGGGGCGCCTGTACGCGGACATCGACGAGCTGCTGGCCAAGTACGGCTCGGCAGACCTGGGCGGCATCGATCTGGCTCAGATGTTCGAGGATCTGATGGAGGTCATGAAGGTCCACCACATCTCCATGCCCCATGGCCTTTCCATGCTGGCGCGCGGCATGGCGACGCTGGAGGGCGTCATCTCCGCGCTCAGCCCGGAGATCAACATCGTCTCCGTCGCCTCCGGACGCATCGCGGGGCGCATGCTGCGAAACTTCGACTTCAAAAAGGAGCTGCAGCGCGCAAGCCGCGCGATCTATGCCTCCGCGCGCAAGGCGCTCGACATCCCGGCGCTCGCCGCCGACGTGCTGCGCCAGACCCAGCGCGGCCAGACGCGGCTGAACTTCGACATGCACGCCTCGGACGACCTGCGCGCCCTGCTGCTATCGCTTGCGGACAAGCTGGTGACGGGGCTGGTGATCGCGGCCCTGCTGCTGGGCTCCAGCATCCTGTGCACGACGGACATGCAGCCGCGCCTGCTCGGCGTGCCGCTGCTGGGCGTCATCGGCTACGCCGCGGCGCTCGCGCTGATCGTCTACCTCGGGATCAAGGAAAAGCGGCACAAGTGA